One Dokdonia sp. Dokd-P16 genomic window carries:
- a CDS encoding vWA domain-containing protein, with amino-acid sequence MKLHALLALFVLTSLSYSCSSRDDDGNSTTDIDCLNLGTQELDITIQESFTTLPSKVSVFFKVNGSDGSPVAGLTPSNFTIFEQGRNDDCYNEISNSEASGAISPNAQIFSNNTLLVLDLSNSVLSTSLQELKQASSSFISNVMPAIPTDSFKMAIYWFDGEDVLHELQPLTTSATMLQEAIDGITEDISNDPSTDLYGAVIKAAEIADDIIDVSENEELFAAASVVIFTDGTDQAARYTEQEAVDAVSDADDDVSFFTIGLGSEIDEGILSKIGQTESVFASNAAELESVFNDISNGVAAQANSFYLFEYCSPKRDGSGMNNLVIQVINGNQDGLVQTSFDATGFTSGCE; translated from the coding sequence ATGAAACTACACGCACTACTTGCTCTTTTTGTCTTAACCTCTTTATCGTATTCTTGTAGTTCAAGGGACGACGATGGAAATAGCACAACAGATATAGACTGTCTCAACTTAGGAACCCAAGAGCTTGATATTACCATTCAAGAATCTTTTACCACACTACCTTCAAAGGTATCTGTTTTCTTTAAAGTAAATGGCAGTGATGGTAGTCCAGTAGCAGGATTAACGCCTTCTAATTTTACAATTTTTGAGCAAGGTCGTAATGATGATTGTTATAATGAAATTTCAAATTCTGAAGCATCAGGAGCAATATCCCCAAATGCTCAGATTTTTTCAAATAATACATTACTAGTGTTAGATTTAAGTAACAGTGTCTTGAGCACAAGCTTACAAGAACTTAAGCAAGCGTCAAGCAGCTTTATATCTAATGTGATGCCAGCAATCCCTACAGATTCTTTTAAAATGGCTATTTACTGGTTTGATGGAGAAGATGTACTTCACGAGCTACAACCTCTTACTACCAGTGCAACTATGCTTCAAGAAGCTATAGATGGAATTACAGAAGACATAAGTAATGATCCATCTACAGATTTGTATGGTGCCGTAATTAAAGCTGCGGAGATTGCAGATGATATTATTGATGTGTCTGAAAACGAAGAACTATTTGCAGCAGCCTCTGTAGTAATTTTTACAGACGGAACAGATCAAGCAGCTAGATATACAGAACAAGAGGCAGTAGATGCTGTTTCTGATGCAGATGATGACGTTAGCTTCTTTACTATAGGTCTTGGCTCAGAGATAGATGAAGGCATACTTTCTAAAATAGGACAAACAGAAAGTGTATTTGCATCTAATGCAGCAGAACTAGAATCTGTATTTAATGATATATCTAATGGTGTAGCGGCACAAGCAAATAGTTTTTACTTGTTTGAATACTGCAGCCCTAAACGTGATGGAAGTGGTATGAATAACCTTGTGATTCAAGTAATTAATGGAAATCAAGATGGACTAGTTCAAACTTCTTTTGACGCAACAGGATTCACTAGTGGTTGTGAATAG
- a CDS encoding M15 family metallopeptidase yields MRMYRTLFLVVSALFFLTFQSDDESPLVNIDQFDSTFAYDVRYATDDNFLKQTVYDCVQCLLIPEVAEALVDANNYFCELGYMVKLYDCYRPLSVQKKMWEIYPNPGYVGNPYGSGSIHNRGAAIDMTIVKLDGTPLDMGSDYDFFGKAAHIDHPHNETITANRKQLWSVMKKFGFSPIRTEWWHFNYDAKNYGLKVLDIDFDCE; encoded by the coding sequence ATGAGAATGTATCGCACGCTTTTTTTAGTAGTATCGGCCCTTTTTTTTCTGACCTTCCAAAGTGATGATGAAAGCCCGCTGGTAAATATAGACCAGTTTGACTCCACTTTTGCATACGATGTACGTTATGCAACAGATGATAATTTTTTAAAACAAACAGTTTATGACTGTGTGCAATGCTTACTCATACCCGAGGTGGCAGAGGCGCTTGTAGATGCAAATAACTACTTCTGTGAGTTAGGCTACATGGTAAAGCTGTATGATTGCTACAGGCCATTATCTGTACAGAAAAAAATGTGGGAAATTTATCCTAATCCAGGTTACGTAGGAAATCCCTATGGTAGTGGCTCTATACATAATCGTGGAGCTGCCATAGATATGACTATTGTTAAGCTAGATGGCACTCCGCTAGATATGGGGAGTGACTATGACTTTTTTGGGAAAGCTGCTCATATAGATCATCCACATAATGAGACCATAACTGCAAATAGAAAGCAGTTATGGTCTGTTATGAAAAAATTTGGGTTCTCACCTATTCGTACCGAGTGGTGGCACTTTAATTATGATGCAAAGAACTATGGTCTCAAAGTACTCGACATCGATTTTGACTGTGAGTAA
- a CDS encoding class I SAM-dependent rRNA methyltransferase, with product MIDLPQIKTKRLAVHLTTNAEKLVKQGHPWIFENSIAKLNKAGSSGDIAILFDNRSDKVFGIGLYDPDSPIRIKVLSNVPATINEEFFKIRIKEAFSLRKQLLRTNTNSYRLIFGENDGFPGLIADVYDDVIVVKIYSAIWFPYLEEILPELIETSKANTMVLRLSRNVAKGKSHGFTDGQVIYGTLKKEVVRFVEHGVKFSANVIHGHKTGYFLDHRNNRKRVGDMAKGKTVLDVFSYAGGFSVHALAGGATQVLSLDISAQALQVALDNGKLNKHAGKHKILAIDAFVGLQQLIDAGEKYDIVVIDPPSFAKSAKEVNTARNSYARLAQLGTKLTAKKGMLVLASCSSRVEAEAFFDICELNIKKADRKFTVEGKTYHDSDHPISFPEGAYLKCGYYRLN from the coding sequence ATGATAGATTTACCTCAAATAAAGACAAAGAGGCTTGCAGTACACCTCACTACAAATGCCGAAAAACTTGTAAAACAAGGGCATCCGTGGATTTTTGAAAATAGTATCGCAAAGCTTAATAAAGCTGGAAGTTCTGGTGACATCGCTATTCTTTTTGATAATCGATCAGATAAAGTATTTGGAATAGGATTGTATGATCCAGATTCTCCTATACGAATAAAGGTTCTCAGTAATGTGCCGGCAACCATAAATGAAGAGTTTTTTAAAATTAGAATAAAGGAAGCATTCTCTTTGAGAAAACAACTATTGAGGACAAACACCAATAGTTATCGTCTCATTTTTGGCGAGAATGATGGTTTTCCAGGGCTCATTGCAGATGTTTATGACGATGTCATTGTTGTAAAAATTTACAGCGCCATTTGGTTTCCATACCTAGAAGAAATATTACCTGAGCTTATCGAAACCTCAAAAGCAAATACGATGGTATTGCGCTTAAGTCGAAATGTGGCCAAAGGTAAATCACATGGGTTTACAGATGGACAAGTGATCTATGGAACGCTCAAAAAAGAAGTAGTTCGTTTTGTGGAACACGGTGTGAAATTTTCGGCAAACGTGATTCATGGGCATAAAACAGGTTACTTTCTAGACCACCGTAACAATAGAAAAAGAGTAGGAGACATGGCTAAGGGTAAGACTGTGCTAGATGTCTTTAGCTATGCAGGAGGATTCTCTGTACATGCACTTGCAGGAGGAGCAACACAGGTGTTGAGTCTTGATATTAGTGCTCAGGCATTACAAGTTGCTTTAGATAATGGTAAACTCAATAAGCATGCAGGTAAACATAAAATTCTTGCTATAGATGCCTTTGTAGGTTTACAGCAACTTATAGATGCAGGTGAGAAGTATGATATCGTTGTGATAGACCCACCAAGTTTTGCAAAGAGCGCAAAGGAAGTAAATACAGCAAGAAATAGCTACGCTAGACTTGCTCAATTAGGAACCAAACTAACAGCCAAAAAAGGGATGCTTGTACTAGCTTCTTGCTCTTCTAGAGTAGAAGCAGAGGCATTTTTTGATATCTGTGAGCTCAATATTAAAAAGGCAGATCGCAAGTTTACGGTGGAAGGTAAAACTTACCATGATAGCGATCACCCTATTAGTTTTCCTGAAGGAGCATATCTTAAGTGTGGTTATTATAGATTAAATTAA
- a CDS encoding phospho-sugar mutase: MVYHDPAILEKANAWLTETFDEETQQAIKENIAHNPDELADSFYKNLEFGTGGMRGIMGAGTNRINKYTLGKNTQGLSDYLHKQFPDKKIKVAIAYDCRHNSKELAQVVANVFSANGIKVFLFSDLRPTPELSFAVRHLDCQCGIVLTASHNPPEYNGYKVYWEDGGQLVPPQDAEIIAIIEALDFSAIKFEGDDSLIELVDEEVDKAFVDASVANVSFGLTNEVKKNLNIVFTSLHGTSITLVPDTLKQAGFTTLNIVKEQEVPDGNFPTVVSPNPEETAALKMALELGEEKNADIVIGTDPDCDRLGIAVRGDDGKLTILNGNQTMILMTDYLLERFRESADQHSSPFIGSTIVSTPMMDILAAAYDVECKTGLTGFKWIAKMIEDYPNQHFIGGGEESFGYMVGDFVRDKDAVTATLLACTIAAQAKEEGQTLFEKLKTLYVKHGFYKETLIALVKKGQSGAAEIKQMLKDLRLEPMKEINGSKVIRVEDYQSSISRDLITGETTNIDVPKSNVLIFYTEDGSKVAARPSGTEPKVKFYISVNAPLASLNEYDTISASLDKRLAGIKNALGV, from the coding sequence ATGGTATACCACGATCCCGCTATTTTAGAAAAAGCAAATGCATGGCTTACAGAGACCTTTGATGAGGAAACTCAACAAGCTATCAAAGAAAATATCGCTCACAATCCAGATGAGCTTGCAGATAGTTTCTATAAAAATCTAGAATTTGGTACTGGCGGTATGCGCGGTATCATGGGAGCTGGAACTAACAGAATTAATAAATATACCTTGGGAAAAAACACTCAAGGTCTATCTGACTACCTACACAAACAGTTTCCTGATAAGAAAATTAAGGTTGCTATCGCTTATGATTGCCGTCATAATAGTAAGGAGCTTGCCCAGGTGGTTGCAAATGTATTTTCGGCAAATGGGATTAAAGTATTCCTATTTTCTGATCTTAGACCTACACCAGAATTAAGTTTTGCTGTGCGTCATCTAGATTGCCAGTGCGGTATTGTCCTCACTGCAAGTCACAACCCGCCAGAATATAACGGTTACAAAGTATACTGGGAAGATGGCGGTCAACTTGTACCACCACAAGATGCAGAAATAATAGCTATTATTGAAGCGCTTGATTTTAGCGCTATAAAATTTGAAGGAGATGACTCCCTTATTGAACTTGTGGATGAAGAGGTAGATAAAGCCTTTGTAGATGCAAGTGTTGCAAATGTATCTTTTGGCCTTACTAATGAAGTAAAAAAGAACTTAAATATCGTTTTCACCTCGTTACACGGTACCTCAATCACACTCGTGCCAGATACATTAAAACAAGCTGGTTTTACCACTCTTAACATTGTAAAAGAACAAGAAGTACCAGATGGTAACTTCCCTACCGTAGTTTCTCCTAATCCAGAAGAAACTGCTGCTCTTAAAATGGCGCTTGAACTAGGAGAAGAAAAAAATGCAGATATTGTCATAGGTACAGACCCAGACTGTGATCGACTAGGGATTGCTGTGAGAGGAGATGATGGCAAGCTTACCATTTTAAATGGTAATCAAACCATGATCTTAATGACAGATTATTTATTAGAACGCTTTCGCGAAAGCGCAGATCAACACTCATCACCATTTATAGGAAGCACCATCGTATCTACACCTATGATGGATATTCTTGCTGCAGCATATGATGTAGAATGCAAAACAGGACTTACAGGCTTTAAATGGATTGCCAAAATGATTGAAGATTATCCTAACCAACACTTTATAGGTGGTGGTGAAGAAAGCTTCGGGTACATGGTTGGCGATTTTGTAAGAGATAAGGATGCTGTAACCGCTACCCTACTCGCATGTACAATTGCTGCTCAAGCAAAAGAAGAAGGACAAACACTGTTTGAAAAACTTAAAACACTGTACGTAAAACACGGTTTTTACAAGGAAACATTAATTGCTCTTGTAAAAAAGGGACAATCTGGCGCAGCAGAAATCAAACAAATGCTCAAAGATCTTCGTCTTGAGCCTATGAAAGAAATTAATGGAAGTAAGGTGATACGTGTAGAGGACTATCAATCATCTATAAGTCGTGACCTTATTACTGGAGAAACCACTAATATTGATGTTCCAAAGTCTAATGTACTTATCTTTTATACAGAAGATGGCAGTAAAGTTGCCGCGCGACCAAGTGGCACAGAACCTAAAGTAAAGTTTTATATAAGTGTAAATGCTCCTCTAGCTTCATTAAATGAGTATGACACAATTTCTGCTTCATTAGATAAACGTCTTGCTGGTATAAAAAATGCATTAGGCGTTTAA
- a CDS encoding zinc-dependent metalloprotease produces the protein MKRILLLCLIATFFNVQDSFAQRKELRKRKSKNKKEQVATPKKADKDAIKSYTDVITKEAVTDSGLFQVHKVKNNFYYEIPFTALEKDMLWVTRIAQIPNGLGGGYMNAGSKTNEQVVHWQRFQDKVLLKIKSYTNIADSSKAISNSVRVNNYEPTLYAFDVEAFNQDSTAVVIDVTKLFSTDVKAISPLSGRLRKEYKVKKLDGSRSFINSVKSFPENIEVKQDFTYDASEPPTERSAESISLQVNQSMILLPEVAMQPRLYDSRVGFFTVNQFDYGSDALKADEKTYIRRWRLEPSDPEAYKRGELVDPVKPIVYYLDPGTPESLKEYIKQGIEDWQKPFETAGFKNAIIAKDAPTPEEDPDFSPEDIRYSVVRYVASTTRNAVGPSVSDPRSGEIIESDIIWYHNHLRSYRNRYLLETGAANPSARTLDTPEEEIGEMMRMVIAHEVGHALGFPHNMAASYAYDVESYRDGAFTQENGIAASLMDYARYNYIAQPGDTNIRFVRQMGPYDHYATNWGYRWLPEASSPLMEKATLNKWIQEKAGDPRFKFGRQSSSFDPQSQTESIGNDPVKASTYGIKNLRYVAQNLPSWTSDKTNDYGDLEELYGELVGVYSRFVGHVVTNIGGVFEDIKMPSQSGVVYTHLDKAAQKESMSWLQNNLFETPTWLVDPAIMQNIDHAGYAEKVRRTQSRYLNRILSFDRIGRLIDAETTQTEYYSALEMLSDLRNGIWSETSRGTSVDLYRRNLQRSYLDRMEFLMTDQGPRARSGRSGFEGTLYYDVSVSDVRPLVRGELGKLRSKLRAARNSSVNTVTKYHYEDAIARIEQLLDPK, from the coding sequence ATGAAAAGAATACTACTCCTTTGTCTCATTGCTACCTTTTTTAATGTTCAAGATTCTTTTGCACAACGCAAAGAATTAAGAAAACGTAAGTCAAAAAACAAGAAAGAGCAGGTTGCAACTCCTAAGAAAGCTGATAAGGATGCAATCAAATCATACACAGATGTAATTACAAAAGAAGCAGTAACAGATTCTGGTTTATTTCAAGTACATAAGGTTAAGAATAATTTCTATTATGAAATCCCATTTACGGCGCTTGAAAAAGACATGCTATGGGTCACTCGTATAGCTCAAATCCCTAATGGATTAGGTGGAGGATACATGAATGCTGGTTCAAAAACAAACGAGCAAGTTGTACACTGGCAGCGTTTTCAAGATAAGGTCTTACTTAAGATAAAGTCATACACCAACATTGCAGATAGCAGCAAGGCGATAAGTAACTCTGTACGTGTGAATAATTATGAGCCTACATTATATGCTTTTGATGTAGAAGCTTTTAATCAAGACTCTACTGCCGTAGTAATTGATGTAACAAAATTATTTTCTACAGATGTAAAAGCGATTAGCCCGCTATCTGGGCGTTTACGTAAAGAATACAAAGTAAAAAAGCTTGATGGTAGCCGTAGCTTTATCAATAGTGTTAAGAGTTTTCCAGAAAATATAGAAGTGAAGCAGGACTTTACTTATGATGCCTCAGAGCCACCTACAGAACGTTCTGCAGAGAGTATCAGTCTTCAGGTAAATCAATCTATGATTTTACTTCCAGAGGTAGCAATGCAACCTAGATTGTATGATTCACGTGTTGGTTTTTTTACTGTAAATCAGTTTGATTATGGAAGCGATGCTTTAAAAGCAGATGAGAAAACGTATATACGTCGCTGGAGACTAGAGCCTAGTGATCCAGAAGCGTATAAAAGAGGTGAGCTGGTAGATCCAGTAAAGCCTATTGTCTACTACTTAGATCCAGGAACGCCAGAAAGCCTTAAAGAGTACATTAAACAAGGAATAGAAGACTGGCAAAAGCCTTTTGAAACTGCAGGATTTAAAAATGCAATTATTGCAAAGGATGCTCCTACACCAGAAGAAGATCCAGATTTTAGCCCAGAAGATATAAGATACTCTGTGGTGAGATATGTCGCGAGCACTACGCGTAATGCAGTAGGACCAAGTGTATCAGATCCTCGAAGTGGTGAGATTATAGAAAGTGATATTATTTGGTATCATAATCACCTGCGTAGTTATAGAAATAGATACCTCCTTGAAACTGGAGCAGCAAATCCAAGCGCAAGAACCTTAGATACTCCAGAAGAAGAGATAGGAGAGATGATGCGTATGGTGATTGCTCATGAGGTAGGTCATGCATTAGGTTTTCCTCATAACATGGCAGCAAGTTATGCGTATGATGTAGAATCCTACAGAGACGGAGCTTTTACTCAAGAAAATGGGATAGCAGCTAGTCTTATGGATTATGCTAGATATAATTATATAGCGCAGCCAGGAGATACAAACATCCGTTTTGTGCGCCAGATGGGACCTTATGATCATTATGCGACTAACTGGGGTTATCGCTGGTTACCAGAAGCTTCTTCGCCGTTAATGGAAAAAGCAACTCTTAATAAATGGATTCAAGAAAAAGCTGGAGATCCCCGTTTTAAATTTGGACGACAGTCTAGTAGTTTTGATCCGCAATCACAGACGGAATCTATAGGTAATGATCCTGTTAAAGCTAGTACTTACGGAATTAAGAACTTGCGTTATGTAGCACAAAACCTTCCAAGCTGGACGTCAGATAAAACAAATGATTATGGAGATCTAGAAGAGCTTTACGGAGAACTAGTAGGTGTTTATAGCAGATTTGTAGGTCATGTGGTTACAAATATAGGAGGAGTTTTTGAAGATATTAAAATGCCTTCACAATCTGGAGTAGTGTATACTCACCTAGATAAAGCTGCACAGAAGGAATCTATGAGCTGGTTACAAAACAATCTTTTTGAAACTCCTACATGGCTAGTAGATCCAGCAATCATGCAAAACATAGATCACGCTGGATATGCAGAAAAGGTAAGAAGAACACAATCACGCTATCTTAATAGAATCTTGAGTTTTGACAGAATAGGTCGTCTTATAGATGCAGAGACTACGCAAACAGAGTATTATAGTGCTCTAGAAATGCTTTCAGATCTTAGAAATGGTATTTGGTCTGAGACTAGCAGAGGCACTTCGGTAGATCTTTATCGTCGTAATTTACAGCGTTCTTACTTAGATAGAATGGAGTTTTTAATGACAGATCAAGGTCCTAGAGCTAGATCTGGAAGATCTGGTTTTGAAGGAACTCTATATTACGATGTGAGTGTATCAGATGTAAGGCCACTAGTAAGAGGTGAGTTAGGTAAACTGCGTAGCAAACTTCGCGCAGCGCGTAATAGTAGTGTGAATACAGTTACAAAATATCACTATGAAGATGCCATTGCACGCATAGAGCAATTGCTAGATCCTAAATAA
- a CDS encoding family 20 glycosylhydrolase: MALRFLVLVICVSFFSCKKEKPIVPTSIENLVLIPIPDQVVAANYGFLFDQETVVTSDTLPEIKAIASQFKKILKNTAFPLALDKEVDENVVSFNIVSSDSISSPEGYVLEIDNNRLSLAGSTPIGVFRGMQTLLQVLPDALIAGKQIDSLVIPGVKIVDAPQYEYRGMMLDVARHFFTVNEVKRLIDQMAFYKLNKLHLHLTDDQGWRIEIKSWPKLTEIGGSSSVRNERPGFYTQEDYKSIVAYAQSKFITVIPEIDMPGHTNAALASYPELNCNGKATKLYKGMRVGFSTLCVDKDITYTFVEDVIKEIAAMTPGPYIHLGGDESHVTSKKDYNIFLNKVFSIVKKYNKHVIGWEEIESAGVDSTYVVQHWQRTTTASRGLAQGAKVILSPAKRMYLDMKYTKKSPIGLTWAGTVEVDSAYIWKPSQIFEDVPPSQVLGIESPLWSETIKSTGDIEYLSFPRLIGHAELGWSKPSNYNWDSYKERLIKHYKRMDILEINYYKSPILKTKIKL, translated from the coding sequence ATGGCTTTAAGATTCTTAGTACTTGTTATTTGTGTTTCATTTTTTTCTTGTAAAAAGGAAAAACCTATAGTGCCTACAAGTATTGAGAATCTTGTTCTCATCCCAATTCCTGATCAAGTTGTTGCAGCTAATTATGGTTTTCTATTTGATCAAGAAACAGTTGTTACTAGCGATACGCTGCCAGAAATTAAAGCGATAGCTTCTCAGTTTAAAAAAATATTAAAGAATACTGCTTTTCCATTAGCCTTAGATAAAGAGGTAGATGAAAATGTAGTTTCATTTAATATTGTGTCTAGTGATAGTATTTCTTCTCCAGAGGGATATGTGCTGGAGATAGATAATAATAGGTTATCACTAGCTGGATCTACACCTATTGGTGTGTTCAGAGGTATGCAGACCTTATTGCAAGTATTACCAGATGCTCTTATCGCAGGAAAGCAGATTGATAGTTTGGTAATCCCAGGAGTGAAAATTGTAGATGCACCGCAGTACGAGTATAGAGGGATGATGCTAGACGTTGCACGTCACTTTTTTACTGTAAATGAAGTAAAGCGTCTCATTGATCAAATGGCATTTTATAAACTCAATAAACTACACTTACACTTAACCGATGATCAAGGGTGGCGTATAGAAATAAAATCATGGCCTAAACTTACGGAAATAGGAGGGAGCTCGTCTGTGCGTAATGAACGCCCTGGATTTTATACTCAAGAAGATTATAAATCGATTGTAGCTTATGCTCAGTCAAAATTTATTACGGTGATCCCAGAGATTGACATGCCTGGACATACCAATGCAGCACTGGCATCTTATCCAGAACTTAACTGTAATGGTAAAGCTACTAAGTTATATAAGGGAATGCGTGTAGGTTTTAGCACCTTGTGTGTAGATAAAGATATTACATACACATTTGTAGAAGATGTGATAAAGGAAATAGCAGCAATGACCCCTGGGCCATATATACATCTAGGAGGTGATGAATCTCATGTCACTTCAAAAAAGGATTATAATATATTTCTTAATAAAGTGTTTTCTATAGTTAAGAAGTATAATAAACACGTAATAGGCTGGGAAGAGATAGAAAGTGCTGGTGTAGATAGCACCTACGTAGTACAACACTGGCAAAGAACTACTACCGCATCTCGAGGACTTGCTCAAGGTGCAAAAGTAATTTTATCTCCAGCAAAGCGCATGTACTTAGATATGAAATATACTAAGAAATCACCTATAGGGCTTACTTGGGCAGGAACGGTTGAGGTAGATAGTGCTTATATCTGGAAACCATCACAAATTTTTGAGGATGTACCGCCCTCACAAGTGTTGGGTATTGAATCTCCTTTGTGGTCTGAAACTATAAAATCTACTGGTGATATTGAGTATCTCTCTTTTCCAAGACTCATAGGTCACGCCGAGTTAGGCTGGAGTAAACCCAGTAATTATAATTGGGATTCTTACAAGGAGCGATTAATTAAACATTATAAGAGAATGGATATTCTTGAGATCAACTATTATAAATCTCCAATACTCAAAACTAAAATCAAGCTGTAG
- a CDS encoding ABC transporter ATP-binding protein has product MEYFKKILKFAIPYKKYGFLNILFNILYALFGTLAFVSLIPMLTVLLKQVDPVRIKPTLESSSSFKSFLDDSLNYFINTQTDLHGDVYVLGIMVGLVIATFLLKNVFGYLANYFITYLRNGVLKDIRNKMYNRIVNLNLSFYSEKRKGDTIARITSDVLEVQHSFLSILELFIREPLTILFAIGTMLFMSAQLTLFVFIFIPVAGFIISKIGKSLKKKSGQVQTEQGYFLSLVEETLANLKIIKGFAAEDRMETKFQTSTTNFEKYSNTLTHRQNLASPVSEFLGITVIGILLWYGGNMVLDGSGGLDGAQFIVYMGLAYQILTPAKSIAKASYSVKKGDAAAARILEVLETETTIKDNPKAISKDTFDSRINLEGISFKYDEESVLKNFTLNVKKGHTVALVGQSGSGKSTIANLVTRFYDVNEGNIKIDNTDIRDISKKSLRNLMGLVTQDAILFNDTIRNNINLGKENATDQEIIDALKIANAWEFVQDLPKGLDTNIGDSGNKLSGGQKQRLSIARAVLKNPPIMILDEATSALDTESERLVQKALENMMKNRTSIVIAHRLSTIQNADEIVVMQKGEIVEQGKHQELIDKKGMYHKLVSMQSFEEA; this is encoded by the coding sequence ATGGAATATTTTAAGAAGATTCTCAAGTTTGCCATTCCTTATAAGAAATACGGATTTTTAAATATTTTGTTTAATATTTTATATGCTCTTTTTGGTACGCTAGCTTTCGTTTCGCTTATACCTATGCTTACAGTGCTACTTAAACAAGTAGACCCTGTGAGAATAAAACCTACTCTTGAATCTTCCAGCAGTTTTAAAAGCTTTTTAGATGACTCTCTTAACTATTTTATCAATACGCAAACTGATCTGCATGGTGACGTGTATGTATTAGGTATAATGGTTGGACTTGTAATTGCAACCTTTTTATTAAAAAATGTCTTTGGATACTTAGCAAACTACTTCATTACCTATCTAAGGAATGGAGTTCTTAAAGACATCCGTAATAAGATGTACAACCGTATCGTCAATCTTAATTTAAGTTTCTACTCAGAAAAAAGGAAAGGTGATACTATTGCAAGAATCACGTCTGATGTTCTTGAAGTGCAACATTCTTTCTTATCGATACTAGAGCTTTTTATAAGAGAACCTCTTACTATTCTTTTTGCTATAGGTACTATGTTGTTTATGAGTGCACAACTGACTCTTTTTGTATTTATTTTCATACCTGTGGCTGGATTTATAATTTCTAAAATTGGGAAAAGCCTCAAAAAGAAATCAGGTCAAGTACAGACAGAACAGGGATATTTCTTGTCTCTAGTTGAAGAAACACTAGCCAATCTTAAAATTATAAAAGGATTTGCAGCCGAAGATAGAATGGAAACTAAGTTTCAAACCTCTACTACTAATTTTGAAAAATACAGCAATACTCTTACACATAGGCAAAACTTAGCATCTCCCGTAAGTGAGTTTTTGGGAATTACAGTAATCGGAATCTTATTATGGTACGGAGGTAATATGGTGTTAGATGGTTCTGGAGGATTAGATGGGGCTCAGTTCATTGTTTATATGGGATTAGCATATCAAATTTTAACCCCTGCAAAATCTATTGCAAAGGCTAGTTACTCGGTAAAAAAGGGAGACGCTGCTGCCGCTCGTATTCTAGAAGTATTAGAAACTGAAACAACTATAAAAGACAACCCCAAGGCCATTAGTAAAGATACATTTGACAGTCGTATAAATTTAGAGGGCATCTCTTTCAAGTATGATGAGGAAAGTGTACTAAAGAACTTTACACTTAATGTAAAGAAAGGACATACTGTAGCACTTGTAGGTCAATCTGGTTCTGGAAAAAGTACAATTGCAAATCTAGTTACTCGTTTTTATGACGTTAATGAAGGAAACATAAAAATAGACAATACAGATATAAGAGATATTTCTAAAAAATCTCTACGTAACCTCATGGGGTTAGTCACTCAAGACGCTATTCTCTTTAATGACACTATACGCAACAATATTAATCTAGGTAAAGAAAACGCCACAGATCAAGAAATCATCGATGCATTAAAAATTGCCAACGCTTGGGAGTTTGTACAAGACCTTCCTAAGGGGCTTGATACTAATATAGGTGATAGTGGTAATAAATTGAGTGGAGGTCAAAAGCAGCGCCTCTCAATAGCTAGAGCGGTTCTTAAGAATCCTCCTATCATGATTTTAGATGAAGCTACCTCAGCACTAGATACGGAGAGTGAGCGTCTCGTACAGAAAGCGCTAGAAAATATGATGAAGAACAGAACTTCTATTGTAATTGCTCACAGACTTTCTACTATTCAAAATGCAGATGAGATTGTAGTCATGCAAAAAGGAGAAATTGTAGAGCAAGGGAAACATCAAGAGCTTATTGATAAGAAGGGAATGTATCACAAACTAGTCTCGATGCAATCTTTTGAAGAAGCTTAG